One Trichormus variabilis 0441 genomic window, TATGATTGCGCCAGCTACCATTGATACCACACCAAGAGAAAATCCAAAGATTTGTTCTAAACGTCTCTCATACCTTTCTTGTTTGATATCAGAAATTTGCACATCTATCAGCTTTTCCCTCATTTTGTGTCTGTGTTCTTGTTCTCTCTCAGCCATAGCAAGAATTCGGTCAGATGTATTGGGAAGAATACTGTTGTATTGTTGAAGAACTATTGGGGGCGGAAGTGTCTCCATGAAATCTCTCAGTGCTGCATTTATTTGTTGCAACTGATTGTTATCATCTTCAGCCTCAATGTTAGTGTGTTCATTTTTTTCATCAAAATTCGATTCATTCATTGTTAGATAAATATTTTTATTTAGGGACGAATAAAACTCTATTTGAGTAATATGAAAATAGTTGATATTAGCTAGCAGTAAAGACTTTATTAATTATTACGGCGATCGCTCCTACTCATCCTACTCATTCTTTTCTTGCATCGCAGGTTTTCTTTGGATCATGCAAATATGCTGCGAGTTTTATCATTAAAATTCTAGCAATCAGCCATACTCCAGCATAGTCATGTACACTCACAAAATTTCTGATTTTTATTTTACGTAAATTTTATCAATAGCTAAGTAAAATTACGTGATTATTTTTTCTATGAATAGCCCCATATCTAATATTTACAAAAACTATAAAGAAAATTCTATATATTCGATATTCATTTAGGGCAGCATAATAAATAACCTCACACTGGTTTGTTTCTACTGGCTGGTGAATCAGGATGACAAGAATACCTGAGTGCCAATTTGCCAACTTTCAAACCCCACATTAGGATCTATGCAGTTAAATCAGAAGCTCTACTTATACTCAACCCTAGATAATTTTCGATTACTCAACAAAAATTACACCGCCAAAATTATGTTGGTGGCGTTTTTAGGGACTCACATCCCGCTTTTAACTTTACTCTTCAGTTTCGTCATTTCTAATTCTTACTCTTGGGAGATGACAATTAGAGTTTTGGTTATTGCTTTATTCGCTACGTTAATTGGTACGGTTGTTACCCTTTATGCACTTCACCATCTGCTTATTCCCGTCAATTTGACATCCGCTACCCTGCGAGACTACCTCAATAACAAAACCTTACCCAATCTGCCTACAGAATTTGTGGATGAAGCGGGTACTCTCATGGCAGATACATCCCAAACTCTCCACAAATTAGACGAGTTGATTGACTATATCAGCAATTATGACAAACTTACAGGCTTGCCTAATCGGGAGCTATTGCGGGAACGTGTTAATCAGGCTTTATCCCAGCAGTACAGCCAAAAAATGGTAGCTGTAATGGTATTGGGAATTGATGATTTTACTGGCATAAGTCATGCTTTAGAACATGAGCAATCCAATTTACTATTAAGAGCTGTAGGCCAGCGTTTGACCAGTTGTTTAGCTCAGAAGGACATTTTAGCTCATTTAAGTGGAGATGAATTTGCGATCGCCAGGGTAGAAATTCCTTCAATTGAAAGTATCGTTAAGCTTTCACAACTGCTATTATCTGCGCTCAATAAACCTTTCACTATCAAAGGTGACCAGATTCACATCACAGCTAGCATCGGCATCACAATTAATCAACCAGATAATCTTCATGATGTAGATCAACTTTTGCAGCAGGCTCATGTAGCTTTGTATCAAGCCAAGCAACAAGGGCGTAGCCAACACCAGTTCTATTCGCCAGAGATTAACGCCCAACTGCAAGAACGATTAGCCTTAGAGAATGAACTACATGGAGCATTACAGCGAAATGAAATAGTGGTTTATTACCAACCCATCATCGATTTACAGACTCAGCAAATCACAGCCGTTGAAGCATTAGTACGCTGGCAACATCCTACACGAGGTTTAGTATCTCCCGCCAAGTTTATTCCCATTGCTGAAGCCAACGGCTTGATTGTGGAAATTGGCGAATGGGTATTACGCACTGCTTGTCTGCAAAACCGCGCTTGGCAACTTGCAGGACTTCCACCAATACGGATGTCAGTAAACCTATCAGCTCGACAGTTTGAAGAATCAAATTTAGTAGAGCTTGTCGGTGAAATCATACAGGAGAGTGGTCTGCATCCATCATATCTGGAACTGGAAGTCACTGAAAGTTCTTTAATGGCAGACATTCAGCGCTCAGTAACAATACTCAAACAGTTACGAGAATTAGGTGTATGGTTAGCTTTAGATGACTTTGGTACTGGTTACTCTTCTCTCAACTATCTGAAGCGCTTTCCCGTAAATATGCTGAAAATTGATCGGTCATTTGTGCAGGATGTATGTTCTAATCCTGATAGTGCTGCGGTGACTAACGCTATTATTGCCCTAGCAAAAAGCTTACAATTAAAAATTACAGCCGAGGGAATCGAAACCCAACAACAGCTTAGTTATTTACAAAAGCGTGGGTGTCAAGAAGGTCAGGGATATTACTTTGGTATCCCTGCGCCTGCAAACGAAATTACGGAAATATTGCAACCAGAAGAGGCGAAAGAGGCAATGCTCTACGATAGGCCAGGGGTCATTGCAGTCTAATATTTAGCCTCTATATTACATATATCTTCAGACTCTTTGCTAAACAATTCTAATAAACCAACTGTACCCACAAAAAATGTATAGATGCCATATTGAATTGGCATCTTTTTTTTGCTACGAGCATAAAACGCGGCAATTATTCCTTCCAAAAAATGGCAGCTTACAGCAAAGCGCTCAACCCAGAAAATAGGATTTAAAATGCTGGGAATATTGCTATTAGTAACTACTGCATAAATATTCCATAGTTCCAAGCCAATAGCAGTGCTGATGAGAATTGTGGAGATAACTTTAATAATAGATGTGAGTGTTTGCTTTATATTCATTACATTTCTTCAATTTTGCATATATTATCTCACAATCTATATTGGCGATCGCTCAAACACTGCTATTTGAAAGAGGGCATAAAAATGTATCTCCCCTACACCCCTACACTCTTTTGAAGACTTGAAATGAGCTTCTATCCTAACCACTCAGGATTTTTGGCTGTACTGTCAAATTGACTAGTGGTTTTAAACAGTTCATACTCACCTTTGAGAGCTGCTTGGCGAGTCCGATTTAGCAGCGCTCTAACTTGTTCCTGGCTCATGGGTGTAAAAGTGCGTACCGCCTCGAAAGCCTGCTCTAAAATGGGCATACTCTCAATGCCTGTAATCACCGTTGAAGTTGGCAGATTCATGGCGTAATGCAGACATTCAATTGGTTTAACGACATTACTATTAAGAATTTTTTGGTCGCCCATTGATTTCATTCCCAGTACACCAATCCCATCTTGCACCAGTCTAGGTAAAACTTGCCTCTCAAAACTGCGAAAATGAGCATCCATCACATTTAACGGCATCTGTACCGCATCAAAACGGAAGTTATTTTGATTGGCAACTTCCAACATTCTCAGGTGTACTAAAGGGTCTTTGTGTCCAGTAAAACCGATGTAGCGAATCTTGCCAGCCTTTTGTGCTTCCACAACTGCTTCCATCGCACCACCAGGAGCAAAAATCCGGTCTGGGTCTTCCATGCGAATAACCTCATGATGCTGCAACAAATCAATACGGTCTGTTTGCAACCGTTTTAAAGATTCATCAATTTGTTTAGCAGCCGCCGCTTTTGTCCGACCGTCGATTTTAGTCATCAGAAAAGCTTTTTGACGATAACCATCCCGCAAGGCTTTACCCATGCGGATTTCACTACCGCCGTTATGGTAGTCCCAACTATTGTCCATAAAATTAATGCCGCGATCAAGAGCAGTACGGACGAGCCTAATACCCTCTTGCTCATCTTTTGGTCTACCAATATGATGACCACCCAAACCAATCACAGATATTTGTTCTCCGGTGCGTCCTAGCTGTCTGTAGAGCATCTCACCTTTTTTCATCTGAGGTGAAGTAGGCTGATTTTGCGCTAACGCTTGTTTAGCTAAACCTTGTGAAGCAAACACCCCAGCTACACCTAAACCAGAAGCAGAAACTACCTTTAGTAAATATCGTCTGCTAATATCCACAAATTTATCCTTTTGCCACAGTATGACTTGCCCTCATAGCTTTGCATTCTGCAAAATCTGGTGCTTCTAACTATTGAAAGAGAAAAGCGCTCAGGTAGAGATAGATTTGTGATACGAGAGGGGGACTAGAAAGTAAAATATCATCCTGCGTCTGAAAAATGCCGTACTCATATTACAAATAAATAATGTAGAGACGTTGTATGCAAAGTTTTTACAGTACGATATAAAGTGCATCTTCATCAAAAAATTGTATCACAACAAAGGTTTTAACAAACTAGATATTCTCACAGCTAACTTAAACCAAAAAGATTTTCTCTCATAATCCGAAAAATTCACAGGCACAGCAGCCGCAAAATCAGCTTGTAACATTTCCTCGACACTTTTAACAAATTGAGAATTGGCAACAAAACCCATAACTTCAAAGTTGAGAAAAAATGAGCGATTATCTAAATTAACCGTTCCTACACCTGCCATTTCTTCGTCGATGAGTATCACCTTCTGGTGCATGAATCCACGTTTATATCTATATAATTGAATATTCATTGCCTTCATCTCTGTGTAATAAGAAAAGGAACACAAATACACAAGTAAATGATCCGGTCGATTGGGTAAAATAATCCGCACATCTACACCGCGTAGTGCTGCCAATTTCAAGGCTGTCAAAGTGGAATCATCCGGCACAAAATAGGGAGTAGCAATCCAGAGACGAGTTTGTGCTTGATTGATGGTGTTGACGAAAAACAGTTTACAAGCTTTCAACTTATCTGCGGGTCCAGTAGGAAATACCAACGCTGTGTAATCGCTTTCATAATTGGGTTGCACTTGCCAGTTTACATCGATAACTTGACGAGTCGCCCAATACCAATCTTGTAAAAAACATCCTTGCAGACTTTGGACAGTGGGGCCTTGTAACATCATGTGGGTATCACGCCAAGGACTCAAGCGGGGATTTTTACCCAGATATTCATCACTAATATTCAAACCACCAATAAACGCCGTTCTCCCATCAACTACTAAAATTTTGCGATGGTTGCGAAAATTTAATTGAAAACGATTTCCTCTGCCTTTGGTAGTATGAAATGCACTCACTTGAATATCATATTTTTGCAGAGATTTAATATAAAGGTGAGAGATTTTATTAGAACCAATTTCATCATAAATTAAATAAACTCTTACTCCTTGCTTTGCCTTGGCAATTAGAGCATCTTTAAACTCATTCCCAGCTTTGTCATCAATAATAATGTAGGATTGCAGCAAAATATAACTATTGGCAGATGCGATCGCACTCAACATGGCTGCATAGGTTTGCTGACCATTAATTAATAATTTGGCATTATTACCAGATGTAAAAGGAATACCAATACAGGCTTCAGCTAGTAGTTGTAATGGTTCCAATTTTGCCGGAACTGCCACCTGAAATTTTGTAATTTCAATGTAAGTTTGACGAACAAATTGATAATGTTGGGTGTAAACTGAGCGGATGGCTTCAGAATATCCATGAAACTTAGTTCTGCCTAAAATCCAATATAAAGGAATAGCCAGCCAGGGAAAAGTTATTAACGAAATACTCCAACCCACATTCCGCAGGTAAGAGAGGAGATAAATGGTATTTTTGATGAATGACACCATCAGTATCAGAAATAAGAGTACAAGATATTGACCACTGCGGCATAGTGGCAGGGATAATAGACCAAATGTGTTTGGTAGAACAAATCAACCAAATACTAGGAACACACCAGCAAGAAATAGTCAGTCCAGGTCAAGCAATTAAAGCGATGATCCTCAACGGATTGGGGCTGTTAAGTGCGCCACTATACTTATTTGAGAAGTTTTTTGTTGGCAAAGCCACAGAACATTTACTAGGGGAAGGTATAAAAGCAGAACATTTAAATGATGACCGATTAGGCAGAGTCTTGGACAAACTGTATGAAGCCGGGTTAACACAAGTATTTGTGACAGTAGCATTGGCAGCAGCAGAGAAGTTTGGAGTGAAACACGAAAGTTTACACCTAGACTCAAGCTCGTTTCATGTACATGGAGAATATGCAAACAACTCAACAGCAAATGAAGCTTCCCCTGGACAGATAAAAATTATCAAAGGATACTCAAGAGATCACCGACCAGACCTCAAACAGTTTATTGTAGATTTGATGTGCAGTGGGGATGGGGATATTCCTCTGTACCTGCGAGTTGCAGATGGTAATGAAGCCGATTCGGCGATGTTTGCTCAAATCTTGAAAGAATTTCATCAACAATGGGAAATAGATGCGCTATTTGTGGCGGATGCAGCGCTGTATAGCCAAGACAATCTCAAACAAATGGATTCTTTGCGATGGATATCACGAGTTCCCGCAACACTGACGACAGCCCAAATGCTAATGGAGAATATAAGTCAGGAAGCTTTTGTTGATAGTGCAATGACAGGCTATCGGATAGCAGAGTGTGGCTGCGATTACGCTGGAGTCAAACAGCGTTGGCTGGTGGTGGAAAGTGAAGCTCGCACGGAGTCTGATTTAAAGCAACTCGAAAAACGTCTCATCAAGCAACTAGAGCAAGCGCAATCTCAACTACGGCAGTTATCACAACAAGAATTTGCTTGTGCCGCAGATGCGCTACAAGCAGCAAAGTGTTTTGAGACTCAGCAACGCTTTCATCAACTTGCCCATTTGGAAGTTATCGAACACAAACGCCACGCCAAATCCGGCAGACCGCGCAAAGATGCTCAACCACGACAGTCTCATTATCAAATTCGCGCTACTGTTGTCGCCAACGAGGTAGCCATTGCTACTGAAAAACAACGTGCTGGACGATTTATTCTGGCTACCAATGTCCTGGATACTTACCAATTGAGCAATGATGACTTACTCCAGGAATACAAAGCCCAGCAATCGACTGAGCGCGGTTTTCGTTTTCTCAAAGACCCTTTATTTTTTACCAGTAGCGTTTTCCTTAACTCTCCACAACGAGTTGCTGCTTTAGCAATGGTCATGGGTCTGTGTTTGTTAGTTTACTCCTTGGGACAACGGACTTTACGCCAAGCTCTTGCTCAAGCAAAACAGACTATCAATAATCAGTTGGGTAAACCTACTGCTTCTCCTACTTTGCGATGGGTATTTCAATGTTTCATGTCGATTCATCTAGTTACTCTTTCCGGCTTTGAGTACATTGCTAATCTTACTGATGAGCGTCGATGGATTCTTCAATTTTTTGGTGCGCCTTGCCGAAAATATTATCTTCTTACCTGATGCACCTGCGGAATGTGGGCTCCAAGCGATCGCCCCACGAGAAGAACGCACATTCATCACAGCATGGGCAGCATGGGCAATTCCCAAACCATGAACAACAACTGTAGCTGCACTAAAAAAAGCAAGGATGCTACTGTCTATCAGCATCTGAATTTATTATGTATCGACATAAGTAAATTCTGCCAGTAAAGGTTTGTGATCGGATGAACAAATTTCATCTAAAACCTTAGCACTAGCTGGTTTTTCACTCAAGCCACGATAAAAAATATAGTCTAGGGGGGGTGACAAAAGAAACCTTTTAATCTTCTTGTTTTCTTCAGGTGCAAAATGTGCTTCTCTTAAACCCAATCTAATTACAGTTTTCTCTACAAGGACTACTCGTTTACGACTCCAGGTATTGAAATCCCCAGCAAATATAATCGGTCCCCTATGGGTGGATATAGCTAACTCTAATTCGTGTAGTTGGGCTTTAAATTTATCTAAATCAACAAAATTGATCAGATGACTATTAATAGTTAAAAGTGTCTGTTGGTTATGAGATAAGGAGTATTCACTAATCAGTGAAACCTTGGGAGTTTTAAACACAGGCTCATGGTGTTTTGTCATGATAACTTTTTTATCGATCGCACTAATTTTAGCCGCAGTCAAAATACCTGAATAAGTTTGATGATGAGCATCGATAAAATTAGGTGCATAAGCCCAATTCATGTTTGTAAAGCCCATAATCTGTTCCACATTCACACCCATCCGGACTTCTTGTAGAAATATGAGGTCTGGCTGGTACAGCCTAAGGATTTTAAAAAAGTCTTGAAACCAAAATTTCTCAAAGTTATTTTTAGCAATATTCCAATTTAAAACTTTAATAGAATTACTGTTTAGTTCTGTTTGTAATCCCTGACCACTATCAATAGTTGATTCTTGCGTACGCCTAAATCTGTAATAAGGCAGAAATTGTCTGGCAAGAATAACTGCGTGTTCTTTGATGTCAGGCATGACTTTTATCTAGCTTAACTTTATTACATACTATCCAGTGGCGCAGTAACTTTTGCTCACAAGTATTGATGACTTATCTGTATCACTCTGTTATTACCTGCATTTGGTCTGTAACTGCTGGAAGAATACTCTCTATAAACAGATGTTTTTTATTTAAAAATGCTACATCATACTATGGTCGTATCTAGATTCGATAATTAATTAAGTGAGCCAAAACTCTTACCCATTACCCACCTCTACGAATCAATCAGTAAATTACATAGGAGTCTTATATGTCCGTTACCCAAGAAACTTGGACGCATGAATACATCATTACTAATGGCGTAAGACTACACTACGTGACTCAAGGAACCGGAAGATTGATGTTGATGTTACACGGCTTTCCTGAGTGTTGGTATTCCTGGCGACATCAAATCCCGGAATTTGCCCAACATTATCAAGTTGTTGCTGTGGACTTACGTGGCTACAACGATAGTGATAAGCCAAAAGAGCAATCCGCCTATGTCATGGATGAGCTTATCAAAGATGTGGCAGGACTCATTAAAGAATTAGGACATGAGAAGTGTATCCTAGTTGGTCATGATTGGGGTGGTGCGATCGCTTGGTCATTTGCATACGCCTACCCCGATATGCTAGAGAAATTAATCATTCTCAACTTACCCCACCCAGCCAAGTTTATTCAAGGTCTATACACTCCTCAACAGTTATTACGTAGTTGGTATATCTTCTTTTTTCAAATCCCTGCATTGCCTGAATTACTACTCAAATCTACAGATTATCAAGCAATTCCCAACACTATTCAAACCACAGCAGTTAATAAAAACGCCTTTACTCCAGATGACCTCAATACTTATAGAAATGCAGCTGCAAAACCAGGTGCGCTCACAGCCATGTTGAATTATTACCGTAACATTTTTTCCCACTCTTTTTTTAATAAAAGCTGGGGTGTTTTGAATGTGCCGACACTATTGATTTGGGGAGAGAATGATACTGCTCTCGGTAAAGGACTCACCTATGACACATCAACCTATGTCAAAGACCTGCAAGTTAAGTATATTCCCGCTTGTGGACACTGGGTACAACAAGAAAAGCCAGAATTAGTTAATCAGTATATGCGGAATTTTCTGATGATATAAAGTACCAAACACCATTATTACTGTGTACCATTTAGTAATATTCACACACTAAAAAGTTTTGATAAGAAACCTATACTAATTGGTACATTAACTTAAAAATATTTAACAGTAAATTAATCCAAGTATTTATGCTTATTCCTTTAGATATAAATCTCTGAAAACCAGAGCCAATCTAATATCCAATATCTAATCAAACATCTTTTACATTACAAACAAGTTGTGCTTTAAATCAACATTCTCCTGAATTTTAGTGAGATAATAGAAATGTGAGGTAAAGAACGGACGCAACCTAAATAGAAAGGGGGATAATTATGAAACTTAAGCTATTCGCGGCCCTTGCCTTAGCAACTCCCCTATTTTTGGCTAACTCAGTAACAGCTGGGAATCCGCAAGATCTACAAAGGTTATTATCAACTGGGGAATGTAACGGGTGTAATCTAACAGGCATGAACCTCAGTGGCGCTCATTTAATTGGTGCTGACTTACGAGGAGCAAATTTAACAGGTGCTAACCTTTCTGGCGCTAACCTCGAAGGTGCTGACTTAACTAACGCCAACTTAAAAAAAGCTAACTTAACTTCAGCCTACCTAACCAACGTCAATTTCAAAAAAGCTAACCTCAATGGGGCAAACTTGACTCGCGCCCATGTGATCGACTCTAATGTGTACGGTGCATCAATGGATAATCTCACCATCACCGATGCGGAAATTTATAATACTGCGATCGGTATTGGTGGTGAAGAAGCCCAAAATATTCCTGATTGGGATTAGGGTTGAACTAAGTAAGCTGGCTTTAAAAAACACAAAATGGGGTGGGTAGGTTTTGATTTGGGTGTCATCACCCACCCTTACAAAAGTGTCAAGACGACAATTAATACGCACTTGCGTTTAACAATATTCTTTGACAAAACATATATAGCTAAAGGCGAGACGTAGTGATATTGTCACTGCGTCTTTGTTTTGAGCATCAATAATGACCAATTATTTATTAGGACTCACCCATGAAAACTTACCTACTCTCAAGACATTGAGATGTCAAAAAATGTAAAGTAATATTTACAACCAATATGAAACCTGACAGAAAAAAGTGGCATCTCAAAAATCCTTAATCTGGGGCAAAAAGTTTAAAACCTCACAACTGCAAATCCTGTTAGCTGATAGTCTGACTATCTTTTGGGGAGATTGGTTAGATTTACGGGTACGCGTAGCCCAAGTAGCTGCATCTGGATTAATCTCACCACTAATATATATTTTGGCTTTTGGTTTAGGGCTGGGTAGCTCAATTAGGCCAGGTTCCGCCATCAGTGGCAATTACAATAACTATTTAGAATTCATCTTGCCCGGTATGGTAGCCCTATCTTCCATGACCATCAGCTTTGGTGGCACAACATTCTCAATTTGTGGAGATAGATTATTTACCAAAACCTTTGAAGAACTATTACTCACGCCCATACATCCCTTAGCACTGCAACTGGGTAAAATGCTGGCTGGAGTTGTGCGAGGTTTAATGACTTCCGGTTCAGTGATATTGGTAGCCCTAATCATCACTAGGAATTGGAATTTTCTTCATCCCCTGTTTTTGCTGTTGTTGATATTAAATTGTGCAGTATTTGCAGGTTTGGGTGTAATTGTGGGATTATCAGTGCGATCGCTCGAATCGGTAGGACTGTACAACAACTTCGTCATTATCCCTATGTCCTTTTTGGGTGCAACCTTCTTCGACCCCAGTACCTTACCAACAGCATTCCAAGTCGTCGTTTATTTATTCCCTTTAACTTATGCCAGTACGGGGCTACGCGCAGCCGCCAACTTGCCCTTATCTCAATTCCCTTGGTATAGCATACCTGTCTTACTAGTCATAGCGATCGCTCTTTCTCTTTGGGGTGCTTCTAAATTTGCCCACCAACAAGACTAAATAAAACTCTTTCCCAAACAAAGTTTTTCAAAGTTTATCTATTTACTAACCAACAAAACGCTAATCTTACTGGGTAACTGGATAAAAAGTAACCATGACCCAACCTTCCAACATTCGCAAGTTGTTGACCGATGCCAAACTAGGACTACTACCTTATCTAGATCAACGCTTAAAAGACATCGAAATCACCCTGAAGCAACAGGAAAATCTGCAATTACAGCCTTACGATATCCAACTGGGAGATTGTAAAACTTTAGCCGCTAACGAACCCAGACCCGCAATTACTCAGTCAATCTCCCTCAAATTTGTCCTGACTGGCAACACAAAAGATAAATTAGAACTATTCTTGTTAGCTTCCGAATTGCAAAACGATTTAGATGCAGCAATTTATGAGTGGAGTAACCGCGAGTGGCATCAATTTGAAAAACCCTTGAAACGACCAGTCACCCAAATTACAGGCGGTTTAGATTATGAAGTTTTAAAAGATGCAGATAATTCCTCTCAAATCACCCTTTACCGTGAATTTGACCTAATTTACCCAGTCAGTTTTTGAAGAGGTTCAGGAGTTGATCATCCTACTCCTCTAATACGCCACGACGTAAATTAAGTCACCTATTAGCAATGTCTAGAACTCTCCCAACAACATAATGAGAAATTGCCCCCTGTGGTGCTAGCCTGTAGACACTCTTAGAACCTATGCTGATTCGCCCTGCAACGCCAGCTGATGTCCCTGCTGTTTTACCAATGGTCGCCAAAATTTGTGCTGTGCATGAATCTTGGGATGCTGACAAGTATGGTTTTTTACCACAGCCTGAAAAGCGCTATCAAAGATGGTTGACCAGATTAGCGAATCAAGAAGGCAGTGTGTTTCTGGTAGCTGAAAACCGAGGACAACTAGTAGCTTTTGTTGCGGCGACAGTCGAGCAAGAAATACCAATTTATCGGACAAAAGAATTTGGATTTATTCACGATATTTGGGTTGAACCAGAATATCGCCAACAAGGTATCGCCAAACAAATAGTAGAGCTAACCATTGAACGCTTTCGGCAAATGGGAGTAGAGCAAATTCGCCTAGACACCGCAGCCATCAACGAAGCAGCCAGAAAATTGTTTATATCTTGTGGTTTTCGTCTCAGTACAATGGAAATGTTGATAACTTTGTGAGTGCTGAGTACTGAGTCGTGAGGAAAAAACTATTCCTTATCCCCAGTCCTCAATCCCCAGCCCCCAGTCACCTAAACAGCTTGATAACTAGCAGAGAATGTATCCTTCAGCGCCTTCCAACGGAAAGTGCGATCGCCTCCTCTCTCAACAACAACTTTCACTCTTGGTTCCAGCTTTGGCAAATCGGTTAAAAATTCCACTTCTTGATCAGATAGAATATGCCCTTCAATGATCCACAACACCAAACCCTTAGACTTTGGTGGCAGGTGTTCTAGCTGAGAACCAACAATTGGTGGCAGATAATA contains:
- a CDS encoding pentapeptide repeat-containing protein — translated: MKLKLFAALALATPLFLANSVTAGNPQDLQRLLSTGECNGCNLTGMNLSGAHLIGADLRGANLTGANLSGANLEGADLTNANLKKANLTSAYLTNVNFKKANLNGANLTRAHVIDSNVYGASMDNLTITDAEIYNTAIGIGGEEAQNIPDWD
- a CDS encoding ABC transporter permease, whose product is MASQKSLIWGKKFKTSQLQILLADSLTIFWGDWLDLRVRVAQVAASGLISPLIYILAFGLGLGSSIRPGSAISGNYNNYLEFILPGMVALSSMTISFGGTTFSICGDRLFTKTFEELLLTPIHPLALQLGKMLAGVVRGLMTSGSVILVALIITRNWNFLHPLFLLLLILNCAVFAGLGVIVGLSVRSLESVGLYNNFVIIPMSFLGATFFDPSTLPTAFQVVVYLFPLTYASTGLRAAANLPLSQFPWYSIPVLLVIAIALSLWGASKFAHQQD
- a CDS encoding GNAT family N-acetyltransferase, whose product is MLIRPATPADVPAVLPMVAKICAVHESWDADKYGFLPQPEKRYQRWLTRLANQEGSVFLVAENRGQLVAFVAATVEQEIPIYRTKEFGFIHDIWVEPEYRQQGIAKQIVELTIERFRQMGVEQIRLDTAAINEAARKLFISCGFRLSTMEMLITL